CTGCCCGACTGCCACCTGGTAGTCGTTGACGTGACCGTAGATCGTGGTGGAGCCGTCGTCGTGCTTGACGCGCACCCACAGACCGAATCCGGATGCGGGACCCGCGTCGACCACGACGCCGTCGGCGGCGGCGTAGACCGGGGTGCCGATCGGGGCCGCGATGTCGAGGCCGCCGTGATGGCTGCCCCAACGCGGACCGAAGTCCGAGGTCAGGGTGCCGGATACGGGCTTGACCGCGCGCGGCGCGCTCAGCGAGCCGCTCATCGAGCCGAAGCTGGCCTCGGCCGCGGCGGTGAGGTCGTTGACGACCTGCTCGACCTGCGGCATGCCTGCCGGGATCTCGAACGCCTTGACGGTGTCGATCACCTGCTGCGCGGTCGGCGCCTGCGGGAGCGTGGGCAGCGCCGGCAGCTCGACGCCGGCCGGGAGCAGGCCCTCGGGGAGTTGGAACTGCTGAGTGGTCGGGGCGGTGTCGGCGGCCGCGGATCCGGCTCCGAGCTGCGCTCCGGCGGTGAGGATGGCGCCCGTCGCGGCGGCGACGGTGGCGGCCTTCAGACCTGCGCCTGGACCGGAAGTTGCGTCGCGATGACGGCCCCGCTGGGCGGTCGGATCGATCTCGATGAGAAGGGCGTCGGAATCCGTCCGGCGATGGCGTCCCACAGTCAGCTACCTCGTCAATCGTTTCTTCGGCCACGAACTCCGCAGTGCACTCGATCTTGCTGCCGGGCCAAGGTAACAAATCCATATACGTCTTCGCTAGCGTTACCTGATCTTTATTTTCGGTTGAGGCGGCGATCGATAGACTTCTCGGCATTCCGCCGCTGGCACGGCCCCCTCGTCTGCCATCCGGCCCTTCGGGAGCAGCCCCTGCTGGGGGGCGCGCCGTGGTGACGGAGCGCAATCGTGCGTGTCAGGCACCCAGGAGGTCGCGGCGATGACGACAGGCCCCACGGTCGGCGGGAACGGCGACGACGACGCATTCCGGTTCGAGCCGTACCGACATCCGGCCGCCGGCTGGGGTGCTGCCAAGAGCGTGAGCCGTTTCCTTGCCCGGGAGCGCACGTTCCTCGACGGGCCGCGGGCCGTCATGCGAATGAATCACGAGGGCGACGGCTTCGACTGCCCGGGATGCGCATGGCCGGACGATCTCAAGGGCCTGCACCTGGATATCTGCGAGAACGGGATCAAGCACGTCACCTGGGAGATGACCCACAAGCGCGTCGACCGGGATTTCTTCGCCGCACACACCGTCGCCGAGCTGTCGAGGTGGAGCGACGCCGCCCTCGAAGACCGCGGCCGTCTGACCGAGCCCATGCGATACGACCCGGGAACGGACCGCTACGTTCCGATCACCTGGGCGGCCGCCTTCGACCTCGTCGGCCGCACCCTGCGTGAACTCGACGAACCCGATCAGGCCGCCTTCTACACGTCGGGCAGGCTCGGGAACGAGGCAACCTTCCTGTACCAACTCCTGGCCCGTGAGTTCGGCACGAACAACCTGCCCGATTGCTCGAACATGTGCCACGAGGCGAGCGGTCGCGCCCTGCAGGCATCGCTGGGCACGGCCAAGGGCACGGTCGACCTGAAGGACTGGGAGGTCACGGACGCGTTGTTCGTCATCGGGGTCAACGCGGCGTCCAACGCGCCGAGGATGCTGACCTCGCTCGTCGAGGCCTACAAGCGCGGGGCCCAGATCGTCCACATCAACCCGTTGGTCGAGGCCGCGGCACGACGCGCGATCATTCCGCACGAGTTCACGGCGATGGCGACCTTCCGGTCCACTCCCACCAGCACCTTGAACCTGCAGCCGCGCATCGGCGGCGACATGGCGCTGCTCCGCGGGATGGCGAAGGTCGTGCTGGACGACGCGCGGACCGACCGGGACGCCCTCGACGCCGAGTTCATCGCACGTCACACCACCGGATTCGAGGCGTATCGCGCCCTGTGCGAGGCGACGCCGTGGGCGGAGATCGAACGCCAGTCCGGAGTCGCTCGCGCCGACATCGCCAAGGCAGCGCAGGTCTATCGCCAGGCGGACCGCAGCATCATCAGCTGGTGTCTGGGCGTCACCCAGCACGATCACGGCGTGGACACCGCCCGCGAGATCGTCAACCTGCTGCTCCTGCGCGGGAACATCGGCCGGGAAGGCGCGGGCCCCTCACCGGTGCGCGGGCACAGTAACGTCCAGGGCAACCGAACCTGCGGTATCGACCATCGCCCCGCGTCGGAGTTCCTCGACCGACTGGCCGACGTCTGCGAGATCGACCCGCCCCGAAAGCACGGCCTGGACACCGTCGGCACCGTCGAGGCCATGCACCGCGGCGACGTGCAGGTCTTCGTCGGTATGGGCGGGAACTTCGCCCTCGCCGCTCCCGACACCCCGTACACCTTCGCGGCACTGCGGAAGTGCCGGCTGACGGTTCACGTCAGCACCAAGCTCAACCGCAGTCACCTGGTGCACGGCCGTGACGCGCTGATCCTGCCGTGCCTCGGCCGCACCGAGAAGGATCGGCAGCGATCCGGGGTCCAGGCGACATCGGTGGAGGATTCGATGAGCATGGTGCACCTGTCCGTCGGGATGAAGCGCCCCGCCTCGGCGCACCTGCTGTCCGAACCGGCCGTCATC
This genomic stretch from Prescottella soli harbors:
- a CDS encoding M23 family metallopeptidase, which encodes MGRHRRTDSDALLIEIDPTAQRGRHRDATSGPGAGLKAATVAAATGAILTAGAQLGAGSAAADTAPTTQQFQLPEGLLPAGVELPALPTLPQAPTAQQVIDTVKAFEIPAGMPQVEQVVNDLTAAAEASFGSMSGSLSAPRAVKPVSGTLTSDFGPRWGSHHGGLDIAAPIGTPVYAAADGVVVDAGPASGFGLWVRVKHDDGSTTIYGHVNDYQVAVGQHVVAGQQIATVGNRGQSTGPHLHFEVWNANGAKVDPSAWLEERGVAVTWRGASATM
- a CDS encoding FdhF/YdeP family oxidoreductase, yielding MTTGPTVGGNGDDDAFRFEPYRHPAAGWGAAKSVSRFLARERTFLDGPRAVMRMNHEGDGFDCPGCAWPDDLKGLHLDICENGIKHVTWEMTHKRVDRDFFAAHTVAELSRWSDAALEDRGRLTEPMRYDPGTDRYVPITWAAAFDLVGRTLRELDEPDQAAFYTSGRLGNEATFLYQLLAREFGTNNLPDCSNMCHEASGRALQASLGTAKGTVDLKDWEVTDALFVIGVNAASNAPRMLTSLVEAYKRGAQIVHINPLVEAAARRAIIPHEFTAMATFRSTPTSTLNLQPRIGGDMALLRGMAKVVLDDARTDRDALDAEFIARHTTGFEAYRALCEATPWAEIERQSGVARADIAKAAQVYRQADRSIISWCLGVTQHDHGVDTAREIVNLLLLRGNIGREGAGPSPVRGHSNVQGNRTCGIDHRPASEFLDRLADVCEIDPPRKHGLDTVGTVEAMHRGDVQVFVGMGGNFALAAPDTPYTFAALRKCRLTVHVSTKLNRSHLVHGRDALILPCLGRTEKDRQRSGVQATSVEDSMSMVHLSVGMKRPASAHLLSEPAVIAGIARATLPDSATPWEWYVDDYDRIRDTMSHVLDGFEDFNRRVRLPLGFRIRQPARELVFDTPSGRAEFSTAALPDVVPAAGQLVLGTMRSHDQWNTTIYSDNDRYRGVRNLRTLIFMNAADMAERGIDSFTAVEITSIARDGSTRSLPGYTAIPYDIPRGSAAGYMPEMNVLCAIGDYSTQSNQPLMKNVRITVRPTP